A portion of the Eulemur rufifrons isolate Redbay chromosome 30, OSU_ERuf_1, whole genome shotgun sequence genome contains these proteins:
- the PRRG3 gene encoding transmembrane gamma-carboxyglutamic acid protein 3 — protein MAVFLEAKNAHSVLKRFPRANEFLEELRQGTIERECMEEICSYEEVKEVFENKEKTMEFWKGYPNAVYSVRDPSQSSDAMYVVVPLLGVALLIVIALFIIWRCQLQKATRHHPSYAQNRYLASRAGHSLPRVMVYRGTVHSQGESSGHREAGSSNAQVVLGPSRGGRTTVRLESTLYLPELSLSRLSSATPPPSYEEVTAPQESSSEETSVSYSDPPPKYEEIVAANPGTDK, from the exons ATGGCAG TGTTTCTGGAGGCCAAGAATGCCCACTCAGTCCTGAAACGGTTCCCTCGTGCCAACGAGTTCCTGGAGGAGCTGCGCCAGGGCACCATCGAGCGAGAGTGCATGGAGGAGATCTGCAGCTACGAGGAAGTCAAGGAGGTGtttgagaacaaagagaaaacg ATGGAGTTCTGGAAGGGGTACCCGAATGCAGTCTACTCAGTGCGAGACCCCTCACAGAGCTCAGATGCCATGTATGTGGTGGTGCCCCTTCTGGGCGTGGCGTTGCTGATTGTCATCGCCTTGTTCATCATCTGGAGGTGCCAGCTGCAGAAAGCAACCCGTCACCACCCCTCCTATGCTCAGAACCGGTACCTAGCCAGTCGCGCCGGGCACAGCCTCCCCCGGGTCATGGTGTACCGGGGCACTGTGCATAGCCAGGGGGAGTCCTCTGGGCACCGCGAGGCAGGGAGCAGCAATGCCCAGGTGGTGCTGGGGCCCAGCCGGGGGGGCAGAACCACAGTACGGCTCGAGAGCACCCTCTACCTCCCTGAGCTCTCCCTCTCCAGACTGTCCAgtgccacccctcccccctcctaTGAAGAGGTGACTGCGCCCCAGGAGAGCAGCAGTGAGGAGACCAGTGTCTCTTACAGTGACCCACCCCCAAAGTATGAGGAGATAGTGGCCGCCAACCCTGGCACTGACAAGTAG